In Candidatus Abyssobacteria bacterium SURF_5, the genomic stretch TCTGCGATAAGGCTGCGTACGATGCGCAAGAACCGAGGAATGGATGGGATAGAGAGACTGACGGTTTGAATGGGATGTTCCGGATCTCGCTGGTTCACGCTTGGGTACCGCGCAGGCCTCTGATAGCCAGCGCATAGTCCGACGTCGAGAAAACGGAAGAGCCCGCTACCAGAATGTCGGCGCCGGCCTTGACAACGGCCGCGGCATTTTCCGTAGTGATGCCGCCGTCGACCTGGAGATTCACCCGGTTTCCAATAAGCTCTTTTGCGTGCGCGATTTTCTTTAATATCTGTGGAATGAATTTTTGGCCGCTGAACCCGGGGTTTACCGACATGATCAGCACCATATCGAGATCGTCAACCATGTATCTGACGTTATCGATCGGCGTGGACGGATTCAATGAAGCGCCGGCCCTGACACCCAGATCCTTGATCTGATGGATTACCCGATGAAGATGAGGGCACGATTCGACGTGAACTGTGATGATGTCCGCCCCCACACTCGCAAATTCTTCTATATAGTCGGCCGGATTCTCAATCATCAGGTGGACATCGAGCGGGACGGTGGCAACCGATTTAATTGCCCGTATAACAGCCGGCCCGAACGTGATATTCGGGACGAAATGACCGTCCATGACGTCCAGATGGAGCAAGTCGGCGCCGGCCTGCTCGACGGCAGTCACTTCTTCGGCCAACCGGCGAAAATCAGCGGATAGAATTGATGGGGCGATTTGGACTCTCACCGCATGATCCTTTCTGTTTCAAGCACGTCGTCAAGGTAAACCTTTACCGTACACTGAGCCGAATATCCGAAAGCCGCCCGGATACCGGCGCCCGGTTCTTCGATCTCATTATATATGGTTCTAATTCCTTCCGGATCGGTGACTTCAATGCGCACCGATTTCGACCAGAACCCGTAGGGCACCTGGTAAATGAAAACAGCCTGTTTGCGCTCAAGCTCATTCACTTCCCCCTTCAGACTGCTCACCACCAGCGAGATCGTATCTCCCTGGCGCACCAGCAGGCCCGGCCGCGGATTCTGGTCAAGTACTGTCCCCTGCGGGCGGCTAAAATCTATTCTCGGCATTATTTCCCCGATCTGGATTCCCATTGCCTCCAGAATACGGCCCGCCAGCTCTACCGAGGCTCCCGCGAAATCAGGTAATCGGTATTTTCGAGGATATTGGCCGAGACTCACCAACACGTTTACCGGCGTGTCACGCTCAACCTGTTGCCCGGCCGCCGGCATTTGCGCAATCACCGTATCTGCCACCTTTTGATGATGAACTCTCGAAATCCGCCCCGCTTTCAGACCGGCCCGGTTCAGTTCGACCTGGGCTTCCCGCACCGGTTTGCCTGAGACATCAGGCACCTGCGAGATCTGGCTCCCCAGGCTGATCACCACCGAGATCGACGCCCCCTCCTTTATTACCGACCCCGGAAGCGGATCTTGCGATACAATGAAGTTCTCCGGAATCAACGAGCTGTTTCTGGCGCCGGCTTTCTTTAATTCGAGCCGGCGCTCACTCACCAGATCGAGCGCCTCCACTACGCTCTTGTTCACCAGGTTCGGAACAACCACTTTCTCACCATGCTTGATGATGAGGTTCAGCGCCAGCAGCCCAAAAACAACGGCCGAAGCCAGGAAAACAACGGCCCCGATCGCGATTTTCACAAACGGCGTCGTTACCAGCTTCTTGACGGAATTCTGATCCTGTTTTACTTCGTTTTGCACAAACTTATTATATTATAATCGCCTGAGACGGGCAATGAAAAACCCGTCCATGTTCTCATCGCCCGGTAAAATCTGCACAAACCCCTTGCTTGTCAGATATTTCTCCAGGGGTTTGGGTACGTGCGGATCGACCTCAAACCGGCTGTGCCGACTCAAGAACCCCTCAACCAATCGCTCATTCTCTCTTTTTGCAATCGTACACGTTGAATATACCAACAGCCCGCCCGGCTTCAGACATTCCGAAGCGCGTTCGAGGATCTTTGCTTGCAACTCGACCAAAGCCGGGATCTGCTCGGGTCGCAGCCGCCATTTCAAATCCACGCGCCTTCGTATCACTCCGAGCCCCGAACACGGAACGTCGGCCAGAACCCGGTCGGCGCCGGAAAAAAGAGGCGTGAGGTCTTCCGTCGCGTCCTGTTCTTTCGTCTCGACGATAGCGGCGCCCAGACGCGCCGCATTTTCTCTGATGAGACCAAGACGATGCTCATGCACGTCGAGCGCATTTATCTTTCCCTGATTCCGCATTAACGCCGCCAGATGTGTCGCTTTTCCCCCCGGACCCGCACACGCGTCGAGTACCGTGTGACCCGGGCGGACGTCGAGACAATAAGACGCAAACATCGAGCTCACGTCCTGCAGATAGAAAAGTCCTTTCTCATGAGCCGGCAGTTTCCACGGGGTCGCGCCAGCGGCAAATTCGACGGCTTCTTCGAGCAGTGGGACGGGCGACGCTTGAACGCCCTCGCGCTCGAGTTGCTCCAGAAGTTTTCGCCGGTCCGTTCGAAGCGCGTTCACGCGCGCGCTGAGAGGAGGCATCTTGTTGTTGTTCTTCAGGATCGTGATCGTCCGCTCCGATCCCCAATCCTGAATGAACTGCTCCACCATCCACTGAGGGTGCGAGTACTTTACCGAAAGATCGGCGGCATTATCTTCAGGAAGCGCGTCAACCGCCCGGAGCAGTTCTTCCCGGTGCGAATTTCGGAGCACCGCGTTCACGAGTCCCGCAGTGCCGGCATGCCCGTATTTCTTTGCCAGCTTGACGGATTCGTCGACCGCAGCCGATTTGGGTACCCGATCAAGATACAGAATCTGGTACAGCCCCAGGCGGAGAATATTCCGTATCCAGGAAGATAATTCCTCGAGCGGTGTCGTGCTTTGGCGGCTCAGCGCCCAGTCGAGCGTTCCTCTCGTGCGGAGAGCGCCCATCACGAGCTGATGAATGAAGGCGCGCGCCAGATCGGACGCAGCCGCTTCCTCTTGCGATGCGAGCAGCAGTTTCGTGAACGAAAGAGCGGCCTCCGTTTTCCGGAGAATTTTCAGCGCCTGTTCCCGCGCCGGATCAACCAGTTGTTTCGGCATAACGTCAGAATATCGGCCGGAAGATAATCACGAGCCCAAGATGACGCCCGGTTTGACCGGGTGCCCTCGCAAAAATTCAGCTGTCCTCAGGCGCTTGCCGCCGGCCAATTGAAGTTCCAGCACACGCATTGTTCCGCCCGAGGCCTGAATCACAAGATCGTTGCCCTCTGCGGCAAGAACCTCGCCCGGCTCGCCGGTATCTTCGCGCGTTCCGGCGGGAACGGTCCTCCAGATTTTCAGGGGCTTGCCTTCCAGCAAGGTTTCGGAGCCGGGCCAGGGATTGAACGCTCTCACGCGGTTATGGATTTCTTCCGGCGCCCGATTCCAATCTATCCGGGTCTCTTCTTTCGTTATCTTTTTGGTTATGGTCGCCTGGGTCGCATCCTGCGGTTGGAGAGTTATCGTTTCTTCCTCCATCCCGTCGAGGGTTTCGACCATCAAAGAGGCTCCGATTTGCGACAGTCTATCATGAAGCGTTCCTGCCGTGTCATCGTCCGCTATGCTGACTTTCCGCTGCAGGAGAATGTCGCCTGTGTCCATTCCTTCGTTCAGCAGCATGGTGCTCACTCCGGTTTCGCGGTCGCCGGCCAAGAGGGCGGCTTGTATCGGTGACGGTCCTCGGTACTTCGGGAGGAGCGAGGCGTGCAGGTTGATGCAGCCGAGGCGAGGGGCTGAAAGAAATTCTCGCTTGAGGATTTGACCGTAAGCAACAACAATGGCGGCGTCCGGTGCAAGCAGGCGCACCTGCTGCACAACTTCGGGCGATGACGCTTTCTCCGGCTGAAGAACAGGAATGCCGAAAGCGGAAGCCGTTTGCTTTACCGGGGTCGGCGTCACACGCAGCCCGCGGCTGCGCGCCCGGTCCGGCTGGCTGATAACGGCGGCAATTCGGTGGTGACTTTGCTGGATGCGTTCGAGGGTGGGGACAGCAAACGCAGGGGTGCCGAGAAAGATTATTTTCACGCTTTTCTTCTTACATGAGCCCCGGAAGCTTCAGGTTCATTCCGCCGGCTATTTTGGACATCTCCGCCGTGGCCAGTTCTTCCGCCTTGCGAAGAGCCTCATTAACCGCCGCAAGCGTCAAATCCTGCAGCATCTCAATATCATTCGGGTCAACCACCTCGGGCGAAATCTGGATGGATTGGATTTCCCGCCTGCCGTTGGCGACTACTTTAACCATCCCGCCCCCTGTGGTGGCCTCGACCGTCTTCGTACCAAGCTCATCCTGCAGCTTGCTCATTTTTTCCTGAAGCTGCCGCGCCTGCTTCATGATCTTTCCCATATCCATATCGAACGCTCCTTCCTGAGGTGAAGCTAATCACTTACGTATACAATTTTGCCATTAAAGAGTTCCAGAACCTTTTTCACTATCGGGTTTTTCAGCGCCCGCTCGACAAGTTGTTCCTTTTCTGCCTCCGGAGGAGGCGTCCTCGACGGCGGCTCTTTTGCTCGGTGGGATACGGGATGAGCTTCCGCAGTAATCATCTTTATCTTGATGGCTCTCCCGCTGACAGTTCGCAGCGTCTGCTCCAGGAGCATCGTCATTTCCTTCTGCTCCAAATGTCGCCTATTGTAGCTGTGCTCCGGCGCAAAACTGATGATCATCTGATCGTTATCCAGTCCGCAGAAGCTGCCGCGCTGCAAGAAAGAGTAAATCGACATCCGGTGTTTCTGGATTTCCCCCAGGAATTGGTTCCATAAGTCAAGCTGGGACTGAGGCTCCTCTTCCCCGGGGTCTTCCGCCGGGCGGTGTTCGATGGGCTCTTCAATCCTTTCGGGCTCGTCCCCGATTTCATTTGCGCCGTCATATGAATAAGTCGATTCGGAAACGCCGCTTTTCTCCGACACGGGCGTTCCCCCATCCGTCGGCGAAGCACCCGAATCCCCGCGGGTTTTCTGCAATCGTCTCTCGAGAGAAGTCAGCTTCGAGAGAATGCTTTCAACCGACACCTCGCCGCCGAGATGAGCAAGCCTGATAATCACCATTTCGAGCGCCACCCTCGGCGAGGGCAATTGACGGAAGCGGCTCTCGAGTTCCGACAAGTCCTGGACTATCTTGACGATGTTCGTTTGTTCATACTTTTTGCAGATTTTTTTCAGATCGGCTATCTCTTCCTCCGGCAGATCAATAAGGGCCTCATTCTTTGGGTAGGTGGCCAGAAGAAGGTTCCGAAAATAGAGGGTCAACTCCTTGAGGAACTGACCCAAGTCCTTTCCCCGCTCCACGACGTCGTCGATGATTTGCAGGATAGAAATGGAATCTCCGGCCGAGATCGAGATCGCCAGTTGGCGGTAAAGCTCCTGACCCACCGTTCCAAGCATCGCGTGCACGTCATCAAGCAATATCTCGCCGTCGCTGAACGAGACCAGTTGATCAAGAATACTGAGAGCATCGCGCATGCTGCCTTCAGATGAACGGGCGATGGCGAATAGTGCGCGATCCGCTATCTGCAAATGCTCCGTTTCCGCAACTTCTTTCAGGCGACCGTGTATCTGGCGCGATGTCAAGCGGCGAAAGTCGAAGCGCTGGCAGCGCGAGAGAACGGTTGTTGGAATTTTATGAGCCTCGGTGGTGGCCAGGATGAATTTGACGTGGGCGGGCGGCTCCTCCAGCGTTTTCAGAAACGCGTTGAATGCGGCGGTCGAAAGCATGTGGACTTCGTCGATGATGTACACTTTATACCGCAAGTTTGCAGGCGCTATCTTTACATTTTCGCGCAGGGCACGGATATCATCGACGCTGTTGTTGGAGGCGCCGTCTATTTCAATAACGTCGATCGAGCGACCCAGCCCGATCTCAGTGCACGCTTCGCACTCGCCGCACGGCTCGCCGTCGGCCGCGACTGGGCAGTTAAGCGCTTTCGCGAAGATCCGGGCTGTCGTCGTCTTTCCAATGCCGCGCGGGCCGACGAAGAGATAGGCATGCGCGGTGCGGCCGGACCGGATCGAGTTGAGCAGCGTTGTGGTGATATGTTCCTGCCCCACGACATCGCGGAACTGCTTCGGGCGCCATTTTCTCGCTAATACGACGTAGGACACTGCTTCTCCTTCTATTTAATCGAGCCCCGGGAGCCGGCAACAGGACCCCTTAGATTTTGATGCATCAAAAAAATTTGGCTCGTGCACCCGCCCTCGATTCACTTCACAGGCCGCTTTCCGGACCGCCAACTCAGACCAGGTTACCTCCGGCACACCGGACAGTCGCTTACCGCTGCTCCCTTCCGGGCCTGGCGGGGTTGGGCAATATCCGATTGCGAAGGACCCGCTCCTCATCGCCGGCGTATCCGGCGCAGACACCTGATCCATCAAACCTCAGACGGGAATTCGATCTCGCTAAAGCGGGTTGCGAGTACAGGGCACCGCTAACTCCCCATCTAGCACGAGCCGAAACATGACCGATCTTTAGACGCGCCGCCTAAAATTTGCGCTTTCAGTCGCTCTGATTATCTCAAGAATGGCGGAGAGGGAGGGATTTGAACCCCCGAGGCGAGTTTTAGCCCGCCTAGCCGATTTCGAGTCGGCCGCTTTCAACCGAGCTCAGCCACCTCTCCAATACGAATGGCGGGCACAGATGTCCCGCCTTTCAATTATAGCATGTTTCGACAAAGTTTCAACCCTAAAGCAGAGGCTGGGGCCGCATGCTTCGAGGGGGGCCAAACGCTTTTTTACGCGTACGAATGCAGGCCCGAGAGGATGAAATTGACGCCGAAATACGTGAAGATCACGGCCAGAAAGCCCACGATCGAGCCGACCGCCGTAAACATGTTCAGGTCCTTGATGCCGAACCGGCCCGATACATACTTGAAGTGGATGATGATCGCATAAATGATCCACGTGATCAGCGACCAGGTTTCCTTCGGGTCCCAGCTCCAGTAAGTGCCCCAGGCTTCGTTCGCCCAGACGGCCCCCGTGATGATGCCGATCCCGAGGAAGAGGAACCCGAAACGAATCGATTCATAATTGAAAGATTGGAGCACCTTTTTCAGCTCCGCCTCTTTGCCGGTCCCGCCTTTTACGGGAGAACGCTCCCCCTTCAGCTTCAGAACCACATATACAGCGCTCACACCCGCCGAAATGGCAAAAGCGGCGTATCCGATGAAGCAGGTGATGACGTGATACGTCAACCAATTGCTTTGCAGCGCGGGAACAAGCGGTTCAATCGCATCATTAAAAAATGAAGCCGCCGCAAGGGCGGTGACCGCCAGGATCGCCGCGAGCGCGCCGACCACGCGTATCTTGTAGACATATTCCAAGACAAGATAGATGAGGATAATCGACCAAGAGAACAGCATGAGCGACTCGTACATATTGCTGAACGGCGGCCTCTGAGCCTCCTGCCAGCGCAGGAGGATCGCGACGGTCATGAGAACGAGGCCCAGAAGCAGGCTCATCGTGCCGGTATATCCGAAAACTTTGCCCAGGCTCTCTCTGCGCGTGAAATTATTGACTGCGTAGACGAACGAAGCCAATATCATTGTTAAAAATGAGATATTTACCAGAGAATTACTCATATTTTGCTGCTCCTATCGCTTCTCGACCGTCCGCAGAAAGTTGTTCGGCCCTTGCGGCCCTTGATTTCCTGACGAGGGGATTGACGTAGAAGATGACAATCATCCCCAACGTCATAACAATGAAACCGATATACACCAGCGTGACGCCGGGGTCTTTTTTCACCTGTAGTCCGCTCCAACTCGAACGCTCGGAGTCGTAAGACGACTGGTAGAACGTGTAGCCGCCGTATCTCAGCGGGTCGTTCACCTCGATCTTCTTCTCGGCCACCACCTTGCCGTCATTTATTACCTGCAGGATGCTGAAGTAGTCTTTTACCATATCTTCCTGCTGAAACACCATTTTATAACCGGGAACATCGATCGGATTACCTTCCCACAGATAAACGGGGTCAGCCAAGCTTGACAGCGACAGCTTTATCGCCGGTTGATTCGGCATGTCCGGCCGGTTCTCGATCGTTCGGTTGATGTTCGCATTCGCAATAAATCTTTTGGCGGCAAACGTATACGCGATATCCGACACGGTTACCGGCTCGTCGATGTTGATCTCTCTCTTTTCCACCAGTTTTCCATCACGCAGGACCGCCAGAACGGGAGCGCTGCCCTGCGGATTCAGCACGAGCAGCAATCGAGAGGCATCAGCCTGATGCGGGTCCATCCGGTATTTCATCTCAAATGGCGCATCGGCGCTCGCATGCATCGAGGGAAACTTCGCGAAGAGCCACTGCTCCTGGCTGAATTCGTTCGGACCGGTGACTCTGACCTGGAGCGCCGGATTGTTCGGCTGATCGGAGCGGGAAACTACCTCTCGCCCCGGATTGATGACAAAATCCGGCACGTACCGAAGAACTTCGAGGGTGTATCCGGTATCGCCGATCTTGTGTTTCGCGCCTACTTCGGTGGAGTATGTTCTCTTTTCGGATTCGCCCGGAAACGTGATCTCTATTTGGCTGCCGCTCTTAGGACGCGCCGTCAGCAGCTTGATCTTCTCTTCAATGTCATTTTCACTCTCAACAACGAGGTAGAGTACCCCGAGGCCCGAACGCCCAAAGGTATACGGTCGCTCGATTTGCGATATCACGTACGCCTGTCTCTCAGTTCCGTCTCCAGACAACGTGAATTCCATGGCAGCCATGCCGGTTTCCTGAGGTCCTTCAGTTATGGAGGTGACCATCGAAGCATGGGGAAGGAATTCTTCCACCACGATTGTCTCGGCATTTGCGGATTTGACGCCGGCTCGCGAGAGCAGGCCCGACCACGCCGATTGCGGAAGGGCGACAGTCTTCCCCTCGTCGAGCGAAAAGCTCTTTTGTTTTCCGGATTTCACGTCCAAAACGAACAGGCGGTTTGCCGGCTCCTCGCGCAGGTCCAGGATGAAATCGGCCAGTTTTAGCTGGAACGGCAAAGTCTCCATTTTCTGGGTGGCCCGCCCGATGCTGATCTGGTCGGTGGTCTCGCCCTCGTGTATCACCATGAATCCCTTGATTCCGAAGATCGCGCCGGCGAGTGCGCCCAACAAAATGAACAGCAGCCCGAAGTGAGTCATCATCGCGCCGGCCCGGTTCCACCGCAGCTTGAAGCGGCTGACCGTGCACGCCAGCGTGTTCAATCCCAGGAGAACCAGCAGAATGACGAATCGCGGGTCATGATACACATCATAAAACCCGAGAAACCGGAAAATGCGGTCCCATGTCGGCCCGTATACCTCTGCATATTGATTCGGGTCCTGCGCGTTCTGCAATACGATCGTACCCACAACCGATGGGATCAGGATCAAGACGAACAATACAATGGTTAGCTTGACTGAACAGAAAAACTTCCAAACTTTGCCTAGCATTTTTTCTCCTGGTTAACTTTTATATTATACCATGCCATGCATGAGTATCTGAAGCTCGCGATCTGGCTGGAGGATTTCAAGCGGGATTAACCTTGACATCCTTCTCCCTTCACATGCAAATATGACCTGAAGAAAACAAGTGAGCAAGTGCTTTGCCAACACCTGTTTCTCTCCCCCGCTTCACGGCGGCCCAATCCTTCATTCACGCCTTTGCCCGATCAACAGATGCGTTACCCGCTGTAATCAGCGAACATACACGATACAGCCGGGAGCCTCGTCCAGGGAAAAAGGCAACCGCCGGCCTTGACGGCAAATCCTCCCAAAAAGACACGTGTTTGTTTTCCACTACGACAGCATGCGCCCGCGCTGAAAACATACAGCGCGAACAGCGAGAGATGAGCAGGAGGGGGAACCTTTTGAGCGGGAACGAATCTACCTTTCTCGCGCCACGATATAATCGCAGAGGTCGACCATCGATTTCTTGTATTCGGAATCCGGAAAAACGTCAAGGGCGCGCTTGGCCTGTGCGGTGAAATCGCGCGCCACCTCGATGCAATATTCGTCCGCGGCGCAGGTGCGGACGATTTCGCACAGCCAATTCTTATCTTTTTCCTCGAGTCGGCGCTCGTGCAGGATTTTCTTTATTCTGTCGCCGTCACGCTTGTCGAGCCGGCTCAGCAGGCAAATGGTCGGCAAGGTTGCCTTGCCTTCTCGGATATCGCAGAGTATCGGTTTACCCAATTTTTCCTCGCCGGCCACAAAATCGAGCAGGTCGTCAACGATTTGAAATGCCATGCCGAAGTTGTAACCGAAAGCGTGCATTGCATCCACCGTCTCGGCCGGTTCTCCGATGAGCTGAACCGGCATCTTGCAGACAGCCCCCATGAGCGAACTGGTTTTATGCTCGATGATGCTGAAATAATCCCGTTCGCTGATGATGCCTTCGGAGCGGGCGGTGATCTGATGGAGTTCTCCTTCAGACATGTGTTTGATCGCCGTCATCATCGTGCGCATGATGCCGGAATTATGATTGTCGCTGAGAACGTACAGCGCCTGTGAAATGATGTAATCTCCGAGGAGAACCGCAACCTTATCGTGCCAACGGGCGTTAACCGACTCCGAGCCGCGCCGCATTTTGGCGCCGTCAACAACGTCATCATGGATCAGGCTCGCGAAATGCGTCATCTCGCTGGCCACCGCGATATCAATCAAGAAGGCGTCGTTTTTGCCTCCCGCCGCCATTCCGGTCAGCAGCGCCAAAGCCGGACGTATCTGCTTTCCCTCGACAACTGTCTTCTCGAACCCGATTCCACTGATTAAACTAAAAGCATCCCGCAGATGCCCGAGCAGGTTCTTCCTGACCGCCTCCAGTTCTCTTGAAATCGGCTGATAAATCGTAGATAAACTCACGTCCTGTGAAAGCTGCATGGACAGTCTCCGCTTC encodes the following:
- a CDS encoding methionyl-tRNA formyltransferase; protein product: MKIIFLGTPAFAVPTLERIQQSHHRIAAVISQPDRARSRGLRVTPTPVKQTASAFGIPVLQPEKASSPEVVQQVRLLAPDAAIVVAYGQILKREFLSAPRLGCINLHASLLPKYRGPSPIQAALLAGDRETGVSTMLLNEGMDTGDILLQRKVSIADDDTAGTLHDRLSQIGASLMVETLDGMEEETITLQPQDATQATITKKITKEETRIDWNRAPEEIHNRVRAFNPWPGSETLLEGKPLKIWRTVPAGTREDTGEPGEVLAAEGNDLVIQASGGTMRVLELQLAGGKRLRTAEFLRGHPVKPGVILGS
- the rsmB gene encoding 16S rRNA (cytosine(967)-C(5))-methyltransferase RsmB, whose product is MPKQLVDPAREQALKILRKTEAALSFTKLLLASQEEAAASDLARAFIHQLVMGALRTRGTLDWALSRQSTTPLEELSSWIRNILRLGLYQILYLDRVPKSAAVDESVKLAKKYGHAGTAGLVNAVLRNSHREELLRAVDALPEDNAADLSVKYSHPQWMVEQFIQDWGSERTITILKNNNKMPPLSARVNALRTDRRKLLEQLEREGVQASPVPLLEEAVEFAAGATPWKLPAHEKGLFYLQDVSSMFASYCLDVRPGHTVLDACAGPGGKATHLAALMRNQGKINALDVHEHRLGLIRENAARLGAAIVETKEQDATEDLTPLFSGADRVLADVPCSGLGVIRRRVDLKWRLRPEQIPALVELQAKILERASECLKPGGLLVYSTCTIAKRENERLVEGFLSRHSRFEVDPHVPKPLEKYLTSKGFVQILPGDENMDGFFIARLRRL
- a CDS encoding ribulose-phosphate 3-epimerase — its product is MRVQIAPSILSADFRRLAEEVTAVEQAGADLLHLDVMDGHFVPNITFGPAVIRAIKSVATVPLDVHLMIENPADYIEEFASVGADIITVHVESCPHLHRVIHQIKDLGVRAGASLNPSTPIDNVRYMVDDLDMVLIMSVNPGFSGQKFIPQILKKIAHAKELIGNRVNLQVDGGITTENAAAVVKAGADILVAGSSVFSTSDYALAIRGLRGTQA
- a CDS encoding polyprenyl synthetase family protein; the protein is MQLSQDVSLSTIYQPISRELEAVRKNLLGHLRDAFSLISGIGFEKTVVEGKQIRPALALLTGMAAGGKNDAFLIDIAVASEMTHFASLIHDDVVDGAKMRRGSESVNARWHDKVAVLLGDYIISQALYVLSDNHNSGIMRTMMTAIKHMSEGELHQITARSEGIISERDYFSIIEHKTSSLMGAVCKMPVQLIGEPAETVDAMHAFGYNFGMAFQIVDDLLDFVAGEEKLGKPILCDIREGKATLPTICLLSRLDKRDGDRIKKILHERRLEEKDKNWLCEIVRTCAADEYCIEVARDFTAQAKRALDVFPDSEYKKSMVDLCDYIVARER
- the dnaX gene encoding DNA polymerase III subunit gamma/tau, translating into MEGEAVSYVVLARKWRPKQFRDVVGQEHITTTLLNSIRSGRTAHAYLFVGPRGIGKTTTARIFAKALNCPVAADGEPCGECEACTEIGLGRSIDVIEIDGASNNSVDDIRALRENVKIAPANLRYKVYIIDEVHMLSTAAFNAFLKTLEEPPAHVKFILATTEAHKIPTTVLSRCQRFDFRRLTSRQIHGRLKEVAETEHLQIADRALFAIARSSEGSMRDALSILDQLVSFSDGEILLDDVHAMLGTVGQELYRQLAISISAGDSISILQIIDDVVERGKDLGQFLKELTLYFRNLLLATYPKNEALIDLPEEEIADLKKICKKYEQTNIVKIVQDLSELESRFRQLPSPRVALEMVIIRLAHLGGEVSVESILSKLTSLERRLQKTRGDSGASPTDGGTPVSEKSGVSESTYSYDGANEIGDEPERIEEPIEHRPAEDPGEEEPQSQLDLWNQFLGEIQKHRMSIYSFLQRGSFCGLDNDQMIISFAPEHSYNRRHLEQKEMTMLLEQTLRTVSGRAIKIKMITAEAHPVSHRAKEPPSRTPPPEAEKEQLVERALKNPIVKKVLELFNGKIVYVSD
- a CDS encoding PASTA domain-containing protein; its protein translation is MQNEVKQDQNSVKKLVTTPFVKIAIGAVVFLASAVVFGLLALNLIIKHGEKVVVPNLVNKSVVEALDLVSERRLELKKAGARNSSLIPENFIVSQDPLPGSVIKEGASISVVISLGSQISQVPDVSGKPVREAQVELNRAGLKAGRISRVHHQKVADTVIAQMPAAGQQVERDTPVNVLVSLGQYPRKYRLPDFAGASVELAGRILEAMGIQIGEIMPRIDFSRPQGTVLDQNPRPGLLVRQGDTISLVVSSLKGEVNELERKQAVFIYQVPYGFWSKSVRIEVTDPEGIRTIYNEIEEPGAGIRAAFGYSAQCTVKVYLDDVLETERIMR
- a CDS encoding YbaB/EbfC family nucleoid-associated protein gives rise to the protein MDMGKIMKQARQLQEKMSKLQDELGTKTVEATTGGGMVKVVANGRREIQSIQISPEVVDPNDIEMLQDLTLAAVNEALRKAEELATAEMSKIAGGMNLKLPGLM
- the ccsB gene encoding c-type cytochrome biogenesis protein CcsB, which codes for MSNSLVNISFLTMILASFVYAVNNFTRRESLGKVFGYTGTMSLLLGLVLMTVAILLRWQEAQRPPFSNMYESLMLFSWSIILIYLVLEYVYKIRVVGALAAILAVTALAAASFFNDAIEPLVPALQSNWLTYHVITCFIGYAAFAISAGVSAVYVVLKLKGERSPVKGGTGKEAELKKVLQSFNYESIRFGFLFLGIGIITGAVWANEAWGTYWSWDPKETWSLITWIIYAIIIHFKYVSGRFGIKDLNMFTAVGSIVGFLAVIFTYFGVNFILSGLHSYA